A single region of the Pseudorhodoplanes sp. genome encodes:
- a CDS encoding DUF736 domain-containing protein: MATIGTFKKSGNEFVGQIVTLSVQAKNVRIVPEANRSGENAPSHRVFAGRVEIGAAWAKRSNEGRDYLGLKLDDPSFTAPIYANLFDDEDGDGYSLIWSRPNRRNGE, from the coding sequence ATGGCGACCATCGGCACCTTCAAGAAGTCCGGCAACGAGTTCGTCGGCCAGATCGTCACCCTCAGCGTCCAGGCCAAGAACGTCCGCATCGTCCCCGAAGCCAACCGCTCCGGCGAGAACGCCCCCAGCCACCGCGTCTTCGCGGGCCGCGTCGAGATCGGCGCCGCCTGGGCCAAGCGCTCCAACGAGGGCCGCGACTATCTGGGCCTCAAGCTCGACGATCCGAGCTTCACCGCCCCGATCTACGCCAACCTCTTCGACGATGAGGACGGCGACGGCTACAGCCTGATCTGGTCCCGCCCGAACCGCCGCAACGGCGAATGA
- a CDS encoding helix-turn-helix domain-containing protein has product MITARQSRAARALLGWTQETLADKALVSLTALKRLESGHRAVYESTEDQVRRTLEANGIVFLSSDQGEGVMLVRAKVETRKNR; this is encoded by the coding sequence ATGATCACCGCCCGACAATCGCGGGCCGCTCGCGCGCTGCTGGGATGGACGCAGGAGACGCTCGCCGACAAGGCCCTGGTATCGCTGACGGCGCTGAAGCGCCTGGAGTCGGGCCATCGCGCCGTTTACGAGTCGACGGAAGATCAGGTCCGTCGCACGCTGGAGGCCAACGGCATCGTCTTCCTGTCGTCAGACCAGGGCGAAGGAGTGATGCTTGTCCGCGCGAAGGTCGAGACCCGCAAAAACCGATGA
- a CDS encoding DUF2285 domain-containing protein — protein sequence MDEPPQSAVLTSYDRAHMKLYLRLLDAETDGADWREAVEVLFGIDPAKEPERASRVHRSHLARARWMTEQGYRQLARETDK from the coding sequence ATGGACGAACCGCCGCAGAGCGCCGTTCTGACCAGCTACGACCGCGCGCACATGAAGCTCTATCTGCGCCTGCTCGACGCCGAAACGGACGGCGCTGACTGGCGCGAGGCGGTCGAGGTCCTCTTCGGGATCGATCCCGCAAAAGAACCGGAACGCGCCAGCCGCGTGCACCGCAGTCATCTCGCGCGCGCCCGCTGGATGACCGAGCAAGGCTACCGGCAACTCGCCCGTGAGACGGACAAGTGA
- a CDS encoding DUF6499 domain-containing protein translates to MGPDTSRWRSSDTYDYMDQLVAPDLAWECLRRNAVYQRDFAESTRSPDATEHLAAAIQRRWGLRFRDRPGARRDRSDRILGARH, encoded by the coding sequence ATGGGGCCCGACACATCGCGCTGGCGCTCGTCCGACACCTACGACTACATGGATCAGCTGGTCGCGCCTGACCTTGCCTGGGAATGCCTGAGGCGCAACGCCGTCTATCAACGGGATTTTGCCGAAAGCACGCGCTCCCCCGACGCGACCGAGCACCTTGCCGCGGCAATCCAGCGGCGCTGGGGGCTGCGCTTTCGCGATCGACCCGGCGCTCGACGCGACCGCAGCGACCGTATTCTGGGCGCCAGACATTGA
- a CDS encoding DUF2285 domain-containing protein, which produces MRLLLLSDASPAGPLVALVSLGPDGLDRIEAVARLWRAINGRRVPADARLTSQQRRRLRRMLQAVDGRHEGASYREIAEAIFGAARVADAPWKTSALRDATIDLVKDGLALIAGGYRSLLRRRRRP; this is translated from the coding sequence GTGCGGCTCCTGCTCCTGTCCGATGCTTCGCCGGCGGGCCCGCTCGTGGCCCTGGTTTCGCTGGGACCCGACGGGCTTGACCGGATCGAGGCAGTCGCCCGCCTCTGGCGGGCCATCAACGGCCGGCGCGTCCCGGCCGACGCGAGGCTGACGAGCCAGCAACGACGTCGGCTTCGCCGCATGCTGCAGGCCGTCGACGGCCGCCACGAGGGCGCGAGCTATCGCGAGATCGCCGAGGCCATCTTCGGCGCCGCGCGCGTTGCTGATGCTCCCTGGAAGACCTCCGCCCTTCGCGACGCGACCATCGACCTCGTGAAGGACGGCCTCGCGCTGATCGCCGGCGGCTATCGCTCCCTCCTGCGCCGGCGCCGCCGCCCATAG
- a CDS encoding helix-turn-helix domain-containing protein — translation MTNLAGFPPRFLRTPEAADFLGLSSRTLEKHRTYGTGPAYRKLGGRVVYALDDLKAWADRGAVTSTSDPRGSVLPAKRHGPAPVQAGRDRR, via the coding sequence ATGACGAATCTGGCCGGCTTTCCGCCGCGCTTCTTGCGGACGCCGGAGGCCGCCGACTTCCTCGGCCTCTCCAGCCGGACACTCGAGAAGCATCGCACCTACGGCACGGGTCCCGCTTATCGAAAGCTGGGGGGCCGCGTCGTCTATGCCCTCGACGATCTCAAGGCCTGGGCCGACCGCGGCGCGGTCACATCGACGTCCGACCCGCGCGGCTCGGTGCTGCCGGCGAAGCGCCACGGCCCGGCCCCGGTGCAGGCCGGCCGGGACCGCCGTTGA
- a CDS encoding replication initiator protein A: protein MSSARRNGEREQLDLFRALPGDLAPRDAQDLMAYPFFSLAKSKRLTPIDFKAGPIVIRVEAVPEHGMATIWDADVLIWAASQIVEARDLGLRPSRLMAATPYEILSFIGRGVSVRDYDRLKAALDRLQSTTVATSIRQPTERRMHRFSWINEWKERADAHGRPLGLELIVPDWFYAAVLDDALVLTIDRAYFRLTGGLERWLYRLVRKHGGRQPSGWSFDIAYLHAKSGSLSPLKHFAYDLREIVRRQTLPGYRLTIEQPPDAPERLAFVPVASAALAPLRPRGTSRAGDKL, encoded by the coding sequence ATGTCCTCGGCGCGACGCAATGGCGAGCGGGAGCAGCTCGATCTCTTCCGGGCGCTGCCGGGCGACCTCGCGCCACGCGACGCGCAGGACCTCATGGCCTATCCGTTCTTCTCGCTCGCCAAGTCGAAGCGGCTGACGCCGATTGACTTCAAGGCCGGCCCGATTGTCATCCGCGTCGAAGCGGTCCCGGAGCACGGAATGGCGACCATCTGGGACGCCGACGTGCTGATCTGGGCGGCCTCGCAGATCGTCGAGGCGCGCGATCTCGGCCTGCGGCCGTCACGCCTGATGGCGGCGACGCCCTACGAGATCCTCTCCTTCATCGGCCGCGGCGTGAGCGTGCGCGACTATGACCGGCTGAAAGCCGCTCTCGACCGCTTGCAGTCGACCACCGTGGCGACGTCGATCCGCCAGCCGACCGAACGGCGGATGCATCGCTTCTCCTGGATCAACGAATGGAAAGAGCGAGCGGACGCGCACGGCCGTCCGCTCGGCCTCGAGCTGATCGTGCCGGACTGGTTCTACGCGGCCGTGCTCGACGACGCCCTCGTGCTGACGATCGACCGCGCCTACTTCCGCCTGACCGGCGGACTGGAGCGCTGGCTCTACCGCCTGGTGCGCAAGCACGGTGGCCGCCAGCCGTCCGGCTGGAGCTTCGACATCGCGTATCTCCACGCGAAGTCCGGCAGCCTCTCGCCGCTCAAACACTTCGCCTACGACCTGCGCGAGATCGTCCGCCGGCAGACGCTGCCCGGCTACCGGCTGACCATCGAGCAGCCGCCGGACGCCCCAGAACGCCTCGCATTCGTTCCCGTCGCTTCCGCGGCCCTCGCTCCGCTGCGGCCGCGCGGGACCTCGCGCGCTGGGGATAAGCTGTGA
- the parA gene encoding ParA family partition ATPase, with protein sequence MIVALLNQKGGVGKTTLALHLAGEWARRGQRVTVIDADPQGSALDWSQQRARESLPRLFGVIGLARDTLHREAPELARNADHIVIDGPPRVAGLMRSALLAADIVLIPVQPSPFDGWGSAEMLTLLSEARIYRPQLVARFVLNRCAARTVIARETALTLADHDPPLLASKIGQRVAFAEAAQSGRLVWEAHTESPAAREITALAAEVGRLAR encoded by the coding sequence ATGATCGTCGCGCTGCTCAACCAGAAGGGCGGCGTCGGCAAGACGACGCTCGCCCTCCACCTCGCCGGTGAGTGGGCGCGACGCGGCCAGCGTGTCACCGTCATCGATGCCGACCCGCAGGGTTCCGCTCTCGACTGGTCGCAGCAACGCGCCCGCGAGAGCCTGCCGCGCTTGTTCGGCGTCATCGGCCTGGCGCGCGACACGCTTCATCGCGAAGCGCCCGAGCTTGCGCGCAATGCCGATCACATCGTCATCGACGGTCCGCCCCGCGTCGCCGGGCTCATGCGCTCGGCGCTGCTCGCGGCCGACATCGTCCTGATCCCGGTGCAGCCGTCGCCCTTCGACGGCTGGGGATCGGCCGAGATGCTCACGCTGCTGAGCGAGGCGCGCATCTATCGCCCCCAGCTCGTCGCCCGCTTCGTCCTCAATCGATGCGCCGCTCGCACTGTCATCGCGCGCGAGACCGCGCTCACCCTCGCCGATCACGACCCGCCGCTGCTCGCCTCCAAAATCGGTCAGCGTGTCGCCTTCGCCGAGGCCGCGCAGTCCGGCCGCCTCGTCTGGGAAGCACACACGGAAAGTCCGGCGGCGCGCGAGATCACCGCTCTTGCGGCCGAAGTCGGGAGGCTGGCGCGATGA
- a CDS encoding DUF2840 domain-containing protein — MNGAPHLRLVPSPLPADGLTRVELTWIEKKVEYWIRFGKEKDEQILDRRRRVLAFAPNSVFAFVRWASNDHGTIISRIDIVRAIAPGERYQTLPFVRPGGDILLKMEGWPKVARVLQIVDAIEAIGIDPSEVSPHHWRHVHNRLTAGQEPRSYTVEQHRAILLRRRVEP, encoded by the coding sequence ATGAACGGTGCGCCCCACCTGCGCCTCGTGCCGTCGCCGCTTCCCGCCGACGGCCTGACACGCGTCGAGCTGACCTGGATCGAGAAGAAGGTCGAATACTGGATCCGCTTCGGCAAGGAGAAGGACGAGCAGATCCTCGACCGGCGCCGCCGCGTGCTCGCCTTCGCGCCCAACAGCGTCTTCGCCTTCGTGCGCTGGGCCTCCAACGACCACGGCACCATCATCTCGCGCATCGACATCGTGCGCGCGATCGCACCGGGCGAGCGCTATCAGACGCTGCCCTTCGTGCGGCCCGGCGGCGACATCCTTCTCAAGATGGAGGGCTGGCCGAAGGTCGCGCGCGTCCTCCAGATCGTCGATGCGATCGAGGCGATCGGCATTGACCCGAGCGAGGTGTCGCCGCATCACTGGCGCCACGTCCACAACCGCCTGACCGCCGGCCAGGAGCCGCGCAGCTACACCGTCGAGCAGCATCGCGCGATCCTTCTGCGGCGGAGGGTCGAGCCGTGA
- a CDS encoding S26 family signal peptidase: MTRFGYIVTTSFTVLAVGVLSFLPVVPKLIWNASASVPLGLYSIAPARHLEVTDLVAVETPEPLASFMAERRYLPRGVPLMKRVAAIAGQQVCRDGAHITIDGIDMGEALARDRAGRVLPSWQGCRRIVDGEIFLMNWAAPDSMDGRYFGPLATKTIIGRAVPLWTDEDGDGRFQWHAATR, encoded by the coding sequence GTGACGCGCTTCGGCTACATCGTGACGACCTCCTTCACCGTGCTGGCGGTCGGCGTCCTCTCCTTCCTTCCGGTCGTCCCGAAGCTCATCTGGAACGCGTCGGCCAGCGTGCCGCTCGGCCTCTATTCCATCGCGCCGGCGCGTCATCTCGAAGTCACCGACCTGGTCGCGGTCGAGACGCCCGAGCCGCTCGCCTCCTTCATGGCCGAACGCCGCTATCTGCCGCGCGGCGTGCCGCTGATGAAGCGCGTCGCCGCCATTGCTGGCCAGCAGGTCTGCCGCGACGGCGCACACATCACGATCGACGGCATCGACATGGGCGAGGCGCTGGCGCGCGACCGCGCCGGCCGTGTCTTGCCGTCCTGGCAGGGCTGCCGCCGCATCGTCGACGGCGAAATCTTCCTGATGAACTGGGCCGCTCCCGACAGCATGGACGGCCGCTACTTCGGCCCGCTCGCCACCAAAACGATCATCGGCCGCGCGGTCCCGCTGTGGACCGACGAGGACGGCGACGGCCGCTTCCAATGGCACGCCGCAACGCGGTGA
- a CDS encoding DUF736 domain-containing protein — MPQIGEFTRTKNGYTGHVRTLTLNSEIVLIPAEHSDAENAPDYRVHLGDSNGPEIGAGWKRTGEKAGDYVSVQIDDPALSQPIRANLFQSGDAKSVWGLHWNRPQKRPERD; from the coding sequence ATGCCACAGATCGGAGAGTTTACACGCACCAAGAACGGCTATACCGGCCATGTCCGCACGCTCACTCTGAACAGTGAGATCGTGCTCATTCCGGCCGAACATTCCGACGCCGAGAACGCGCCGGACTATCGCGTCCATCTCGGTGACAGCAACGGACCCGAGATCGGCGCCGGATGGAAGCGTACCGGCGAGAAGGCGGGCGACTACGTCTCCGTCCAGATCGACGACCCGGCGCTCAGCCAGCCGATCCGCGCCAATCTGTTTCAGTCGGGCGACGCAAAGTCTGTCTGGGGCCTGCACTGGAACCGTCCCCAGAAGCGGCCGGAGCGGGACTGA
- a CDS encoding lytic transglycosylase domain-containing protein, with translation MPDARAPSSHTIADYIAEAAWRFGVPAAWIRAVMDAESAGDARAVSRKGAMGLMQIMPDTWSELRMRYGLGRDPFDPRDNILAGAAYLREMHDRYGSPGFLAAYNAGPQRYDEYLAGVRALPAETRAYVALLAPLIGGKPLGRATTISAADPLAWTRSPLFVVRANGSPNAEPSQDQRVRGDNATAPRARDAAALSPRSSGLFVAQASPDPQQ, from the coding sequence GTGCCTGACGCACGTGCTCCGAGCAGTCACACGATCGCCGATTACATCGCCGAAGCCGCGTGGCGCTTCGGCGTTCCCGCCGCATGGATACGGGCCGTCATGGACGCGGAAAGCGCCGGCGATGCGCGTGCCGTCTCGCGCAAAGGCGCGATGGGCCTGATGCAGATCATGCCGGATACCTGGTCGGAGCTGCGCATGCGCTACGGTCTCGGCCGCGATCCGTTCGATCCGCGCGACAACATCCTGGCTGGCGCGGCGTACCTGCGCGAGATGCACGACCGTTACGGATCGCCGGGCTTCCTCGCGGCCTACAATGCGGGCCCGCAGCGTTATGACGAATACCTCGCCGGGGTACGCGCATTGCCGGCGGAGACCCGCGCCTATGTCGCTTTGCTGGCGCCCCTTATCGGCGGCAAGCCGCTCGGGCGCGCGACCACAATTTCGGCCGCTGATCCGCTCGCCTGGACTCGCTCGCCCTTGTTCGTCGTGCGCGCGAACGGCAGTCCGAATGCAGAACCATCGCAAGACCAGCGCGTGCGCGGTGACAACGCGACGGCACCACGAGCGCGGGACGCGGCAGCGCTTTCACCGCGCTCCTCCGGCCTCTTCGTCGCGCAAGCGAGTCCGGACCCGCAGCAATGA
- a CDS encoding DUF3363 domain-containing protein, translating into MSTEDDFRIRPGRIRSTRAQRARPFIAQALAAAQRAGGSVSRKGTIGPGHRSRLGRGQRASIQANRLITSRSRGAVVKARVVRHSARGAPLATHLGYLRREGVTRDGEKARLFGPGTDEADPKAFAERCADDRHHFRFIVSPDDAIEMADLKRFTRDLVGQMEKDLGTKLDWVAVDHWNTEHPHVHLIVRGVRDDGENLVVARDYIKEGMRDRARDLITQELGPRTDHDIRTTLERQIEAERWTNLDRQLARDAHRTGIVDLAPHAGRQPDEFHALKVGRLRKLEGLGLAEQIGPGQWVISESAEKRLRELGERGDIIKRIHRSLAERSIERGAASYVLAGESLDEPIVGRLLARGLDDELKGTAYAVVDGVDGRTHHIRLADLNAAGDSAPGSIVELRKFDDAQGRRRVALAVRSDLPLEQQITANGATWLDRQAIARAPVPLGAGGFGAEVRDALDRRAGHLIGQGLAERQSRGVSFSRNLIETLRRRELDALRERLAAETGRTAVKSNASEYVAGTYRRRFDLASGRFAMLDDGLGFQLVPWSPSLEQHLGRHVSGVARGDGGIDWSFGRKRGIGL; encoded by the coding sequence ATGAGCACCGAGGACGACTTCCGCATCCGGCCTGGCCGCATCCGCTCGACGCGCGCGCAGCGGGCGCGGCCCTTCATCGCCCAGGCGCTCGCCGCCGCGCAGCGCGCCGGCGGCTCCGTCTCCCGCAAGGGGACGATCGGTCCCGGCCATCGCTCGCGCCTCGGCCGCGGCCAGCGCGCCTCGATCCAGGCCAACCGGCTCATCACGTCACGCTCGCGCGGCGCCGTCGTCAAGGCGCGCGTCGTCCGCCACAGCGCACGCGGCGCCCCGCTCGCGACGCATCTCGGCTATCTGCGGCGCGAGGGCGTCACCCGGGACGGAGAGAAGGCGCGGCTCTTCGGTCCCGGCACCGATGAAGCCGATCCGAAGGCGTTCGCAGAGCGCTGCGCGGACGACCGCCATCACTTCCGCTTCATCGTGTCGCCGGACGACGCGATCGAGATGGCGGACCTCAAGCGGTTCACCCGCGACCTGGTCGGCCAGATGGAGAAGGATCTCGGCACCAAGCTGGACTGGGTGGCCGTCGACCACTGGAACACCGAGCACCCGCATGTCCACCTGATCGTCCGCGGCGTTCGCGACGACGGCGAGAACCTCGTCGTCGCGCGCGACTACATCAAGGAAGGCATGCGCGACCGGGCGCGCGACCTGATCACCCAGGAGCTGGGCCCCCGCACCGATCACGACATCCGCACCACGCTAGAGCGCCAGATCGAGGCCGAGCGCTGGACCAATCTCGACCGCCAGCTCGCGCGCGATGCCCATCGCACCGGTATCGTCGATCTCGCGCCGCATGCCGGCCGCCAGCCCGACGAGTTCCACGCGCTCAAGGTCGGACGCCTGCGCAAGCTGGAGGGTCTCGGCCTCGCCGAGCAGATCGGCCCGGGCCAATGGGTCATCTCTGAGTCTGCCGAGAAGCGCCTGCGCGAGCTCGGCGAGCGTGGCGACATCATCAAGCGCATTCATCGCAGCCTCGCGGAGCGCAGTATCGAACGCGGCGCGGCGAGCTACGTGCTGGCCGGCGAGAGCCTGGACGAGCCGATCGTCGGCCGCTTGCTGGCGCGCGGGCTCGACGACGAACTGAAGGGCACCGCCTACGCCGTCGTCGACGGCGTCGATGGCCGCACCCACCACATCAGGCTCGCCGATCTCAACGCCGCCGGGGACTCCGCCCCAGGCTCCATCGTCGAGCTGCGAAAGTTCGACGACGCCCAGGGCCGGCGGCGCGTCGCGCTCGCCGTCCGGTCGGACCTTCCGCTCGAGCAGCAGATCACGGCGAACGGCGCCACCTGGCTCGACCGCCAGGCCATCGCGCGTGCGCCGGTCCCGCTCGGCGCCGGCGGCTTCGGCGCCGAGGTTCGCGACGCGCTTGATCGCCGCGCCGGGCATCTCATCGGCCAGGGGCTGGCCGAGCGGCAAAGCCGCGGGGTCAGCTTCAGCCGCAACCTGATCGAGACGCTGCGGCGTCGCGAGCTCGATGCGCTGAGGGAGCGCCTCGCCGCCGAGACCGGACGGACGGCCGTCAAATCCAATGCCAGCGAGTACGTCGCGGGCACCTACCGCCGCCGCTTCGATCTCGCCTCTGGACGCTTCGCGATGCTCGACGACGGCCTCGGTTTCCAGCTCGTGCCCTGGTCGCCCTCGCTCGAACAGCATCTCGGCCGCCATGTCTCCGGCGTCGCACGCGGCGACGGCGGCATCGACTGGAGCTTCGGCCGCAAGCGGGGCATCGGCCTGTGA
- a CDS encoding conjugal transfer protein TraG, whose amino-acid sequence MSATKILWGQILVVALIILATTWGATEWTAWRLGFQAQLGAPWFILFGWPVYYPPSFYAWWFFYDAYAPAIFVEGAYIAASGGFMAIAAAIAMSVWRAREAKNVDTYGSARWARPDEVKAAGLLGPDGVVLGKLGRDYLRHDGPEHVLCFAPTRSGKGVGLVIPSLLTWPGSAIVHDIKGENWQLTSGFRARHDRVLLFDPTNAKSSAYNPLLEVRRGEWEVRDVQNIADILVDPEGSLEKRNHWEKTSHALLVGAILHVLYAEEDKTLAGVASFLSDPRRPIESTLAAMMKTPHLGEGGPHPVIASAARELLNKSDNERSGVLSTAMSFLGLYRDPVVAAVTRRCDWRITDIVGGARPTTLYLVVPPSDIARTKPLIRLILNQIGRRLTEDLHTKARRHRLLLMLDEFPALGRLDFFESALAFMAGYGLKSFLIAQSLNQIEKAYGPNNSILDNCHVRVSFATNDERTAKRVSDALGTATELRAMRNYAGHRLSPWLGHLMVSRSETARPLLTPGEIMQLPPTDEIVMVAGTPPIRAKKARYFEDRRLQARILPPPALKAAEHQQANDWIGRPLPPRPLPEAAPPVSGMDDEDPTGSEKRRQPELSRVAPIDKKPPIDNEFDIDPNDDEPDDAARLSRMNRLVQGLARQVSLDPNDGMEL is encoded by the coding sequence ATGTCCGCGACGAAGATTCTCTGGGGTCAGATTCTGGTCGTCGCGCTGATCATCCTCGCGACGACCTGGGGCGCGACGGAATGGACGGCATGGCGATTGGGCTTCCAGGCGCAGCTCGGCGCGCCCTGGTTCATCCTGTTCGGCTGGCCGGTCTACTATCCCCCGTCCTTCTATGCGTGGTGGTTCTTCTACGACGCCTATGCGCCGGCGATCTTCGTCGAAGGCGCCTATATCGCGGCGTCGGGCGGGTTCATGGCGATCGCCGCCGCGATCGCCATGTCGGTATGGCGGGCCCGCGAGGCGAAGAACGTCGACACCTATGGCTCGGCGCGATGGGCCCGGCCCGATGAAGTGAAGGCCGCCGGCCTTCTCGGCCCCGACGGCGTCGTGCTCGGCAAGCTCGGCCGCGACTACCTCCGGCACGACGGACCCGAGCACGTTCTCTGCTTTGCACCTACCCGGAGCGGCAAGGGCGTCGGGCTCGTCATCCCGTCCCTGCTCACCTGGCCGGGCAGCGCCATCGTTCACGATATCAAGGGCGAGAACTGGCAGCTCACGTCCGGCTTCCGCGCCCGGCACGATCGCGTGTTGCTGTTCGATCCGACCAACGCCAAGTCTTCTGCCTACAATCCTCTGCTCGAGGTCCGGCGCGGCGAATGGGAAGTCCGCGACGTTCAGAACATCGCCGACATCCTGGTCGACCCGGAAGGATCGCTGGAGAAGAGGAACCATTGGGAGAAGACCTCCCATGCGCTGCTGGTCGGCGCCATCCTCCACGTGCTCTACGCGGAGGAGGACAAGACGCTCGCCGGCGTCGCCTCCTTCCTCTCCGATCCCCGCCGACCGATCGAGTCGACGCTCGCCGCCATGATGAAGACCCCGCATCTCGGAGAAGGCGGACCGCACCCGGTCATCGCGAGCGCCGCGCGCGAACTCCTCAACAAGTCGGACAACGAGCGAAGCGGCGTGTTGAGCACCGCCATGTCCTTCCTCGGCCTCTACCGCGACCCCGTCGTCGCGGCCGTCACGCGCCGCTGCGATTGGCGCATCACCGACATCGTCGGCGGCGCGCGGCCGACGACGCTCTACCTCGTCGTGCCGCCGTCCGACATCGCGCGCACCAAGCCGCTGATCCGGCTGATCCTCAACCAGATCGGACGACGCCTGACGGAAGATCTCCATACCAAGGCCCGCCGTCACCGCCTGCTTCTCATGCTCGACGAGTTTCCCGCGCTCGGCCGCCTCGACTTCTTCGAGAGCGCACTGGCGTTCATGGCCGGCTATGGGTTGAAGTCGTTTCTGATCGCGCAGAGCCTCAACCAGATCGAGAAGGCCTACGGCCCGAACAACTCGATCCTCGACAATTGCCATGTGCGAGTGAGCTTCGCGACCAACGACGAGAGGACCGCCAAGAGGGTCAGCGACGCGCTCGGCACGGCGACCGAGCTGCGCGCCATGCGCAACTATGCCGGCCATCGCCTGAGCCCCTGGCTCGGACACCTGATGGTGTCGCGTTCGGAGACGGCGCGCCCGCTGCTTACGCCGGGCGAGATCATGCAGCTCCCGCCCACCGACGAGATCGTGATGGTCGCCGGCACACCGCCCATCCGCGCCAAGAAGGCGCGCTACTTTGAGGACCGGAGATTACAGGCGCGCATCTTGCCGCCGCCGGCACTGAAGGCGGCGGAACACCAGCAGGCGAATGACTGGATCGGCAGGCCGCTGCCGCCTCGACCTTTGCCGGAAGCCGCGCCACCCGTGAGCGGCATGGATGACGAGGACCCGACCGGCTCCGAGAAGCGGCGCCAGCCGGAGCTCAGCCGCGTGGCTCCGATCGACAAGAAGCCGCCGATCGACAACGAGTTCGACATCGACCCCAACGATGACGAGCCGGACGATGCCGCGCGGCTGAGCCGCATGAACCGTCTCGTCCAAGGCCTCGCGCGCCAGGTCTCCCTCGATCCCAATGACGGCATGGAGCTGTAG
- a CDS encoding CopG family transcriptional regulator produces the protein MPNPNKKQRLSVYLEPGVTKALAEYAARRAQSRSLVAEAAIASFLSPDAAERQEAALTRRLDQLDRRMARLERDLGIAVETLAVFVRFWLTTNPPLPEPAQAAARAKAGERYDAFVAALGRRLAQGPKLGQEISEDIGPAHNTE, from the coding sequence ATGCCGAACCCGAACAAGAAGCAGCGGCTCTCCGTCTATCTCGAACCCGGCGTGACCAAGGCGCTGGCGGAATACGCCGCACGCCGCGCCCAGTCGCGCTCGCTCGTCGCAGAGGCAGCCATCGCCTCATTCCTCTCACCCGACGCCGCGGAGCGGCAGGAGGCGGCGCTCACCAGGCGCCTCGATCAGCTCGACCGGCGCATGGCGCGCCTGGAGCGCGACCTCGGCATCGCCGTCGAGACGCTTGCCGTCTTTGTCCGCTTCTGGTTGACCACCAACCCGCCGCTGCCAGAGCCCGCGCAGGCCGCCGCGCGCGCGAAGGCCGGCGAACGCTATGACGCCTTCGTCGCCGCGCTCGGCCGGCGGCTCGCCCAAGGCCCGAAGCTTGGGCAGGAGATTTCCGAAGATATTGGCCCAGCACACAACACAGAGTAA
- a CDS encoding helix-turn-helix transcriptional regulator, with the protein MSAKADTFGRAISQARKARGWSQKELAQKILREDEEAISPQYLNDIEHDRRSPSSDRMVQQFADVLGIEADWLYYLAGKFPADLRERKLSQQEVAKAMVAFRGKPKSK; encoded by the coding sequence ATGAGTGCCAAGGCAGACACCTTCGGGCGTGCCATAAGCCAGGCGCGCAAGGCGCGCGGCTGGAGCCAGAAAGAGCTTGCCCAAAAAATTCTTCGGGAGGACGAGGAAGCCATCTCCCCGCAGTATCTCAACGACATCGAGCACGACCGGCGCAGCCCTTCGTCCGACCGGATGGTCCAGCAATTCGCCGACGTGCTCGGTATCGAGGCGGACTGGCTCTACTACCTCGCTGGCAAGTTTCCGGCCGACCTGCGGGAACGGAAGCTCTCGCAGCAGGAAGTCGCGAAGGCGATGGTCGCCTTTCGCGGTAAGCCGAAGAGCAAGTAA
- a CDS encoding DUF2188 domain-containing protein, whose amino-acid sequence MSKGPKTHHIVPNPNGGWDVKRGGAERASSHHETKREAIESGRTVSRNQGTELRIHNQDGRIASTDSHGGDPFPPKG is encoded by the coding sequence ATGAGCAAAGGGCCGAAGACCCACCATATCGTCCCGAACCCGAACGGGGGATGGGACGTGAAACGCGGTGGCGCTGAACGGGCCAGCAGCCACCACGAAACCAAGCGCGAAGCCATCGAGAGCGGCCGCACCGTCAGCCGCAATCAGGGCACCGAGCTGCGGATCCACAACCAGGATGGCCGCATCGCCAGCACCGACAGCCACGGCGGCGACCCGTTCCCGCCCAAGGGCTGA